One part of the Solea solea chromosome 16, fSolSol10.1, whole genome shotgun sequence genome encodes these proteins:
- the elavl3 gene encoding ELAV-like protein 3 isoform X8, with translation MVTQIISTMETQVSNGPSGTSMPNGPVISTNGSTDDSKTNLIVNYLPQNMTQEEFKSLFGSIGEIESCKLVRDKITGQSLGYGFVNYVDPNDADKAINTLNGLKLQTKTIKVSYARPSSASIRDANLYVSGLPKTMSQKDMEQLFSQYGRIITSRILVDQVTAGISRGVGFIRFDKRNEAEEAIKGLNGQKPLGAAEPITVKFANNPSQKTGQALLTQLYQTAARRYTGPLHHQTQRFSSPALFPRFSPITIDSMTSLAGVNLTGPTGAGWCIFVYNLSPEADESVLWQLFGPFGAVTNVKVIRDFTTNKCKGFGFVTMTNYDEAAMAIASLNGYRLGDRVLQVSFKTSKQHKA, from the exons ATGGTTACT cAGATAATCAGCACCATGGAAACCCAGGTGTCCAACGGTCCCAGCGGAACCAGTATGCCAAACGGTCCAGTCATCAGCACCAACGGCTCCACGGACGACAGCAAGACCAACCTGATCGTCAACTACCTGCCGCAGAACATGACCCAGGAGGAGTTCAAGAGTTTGTTCGGCAGCATCGGCGAGATCGAGTCCTGCAAACTGGTGCGAGACAAGATAACAG GTCAGAGTTTGGGATACGGGTTTGTAAACTATGTGGATCCAAATGATGCGGACAAGGCCATCAACACACTCAACGGTCTCAAACTacagactaaaacaatcaaG gtATCTTACGCTCGACCAAGCTCAGCGTCCATTCGTGACGCCAACCTTTATGTTAGTGGACTCCCCAAGACCATGAGCCAGAAAGACATGGAGCAGCTGTTCTCCCAATACGGCCGCATCATCACATCCCGCATCCTAGTGGACCAGGTCACAG CAGGCATATCACGAGGAGTGGGCTTCATCCGGTTTGACAAGCGCAACGAGGCGGAGGAGGCCATCAAAGGTCTGAACGGACAGAAGCCTCTGGGCGCCGCCGAGCCAATCACTGTCAAGTTCGCAAACAACCCCAGCCAGAAGACGGGCCAGGCCTTACTGACTCAGCTGTACCAGACTGCTGCGCGCCGCTACACGGGGCCCCTGCACCACCAGACTCAGCGTTTCAG TTCTCCTGCTCTCTTCCCCAGATTCTCGCCCATCACCATCGACAGCATGACCAGCCTGGCCGGGGTCAACCTCACCGGTCCCACCGGTGCCGGCTGGTGCATCTTTGTGTACAACCTGTCCCCCGAGGCGGACGAGAGTGTCCTGTGGCAGCTCTTTGGGCCCTTCGGCGCCGTCACCAACGTCAAGGTCATCCGTGACTTCACCACCAACAAATGTAAGGGCTTTGGCTTCGTCACCATGACCAACTACGACGAGGCCGCCATGGCCATTGCCAGCCTTAACGGCTACCGCCTGGGTGATCGCGTGCTGCAGGTTTCTTTCAAAACCAGCAAGCAGCACAAGgcctga
- the elavl3 gene encoding ELAV-like protein 3 isoform X11 gives MVTIISTMETQVSNGPSGTSMPNGPVISTNGSTDDSKTNLIVNYLPQNMTQEEFKSLFGSIGEIESCKLVRDKITGQSLGYGFVNYVDPNDADKAINTLNGLKLQTKTIKVSYARPSSASIRDANLYVSGLPKTMSQKDMEQLFSQYGRIITSRILVDQVTGISRGVGFIRFDKRNEAEEAIKGLNGQKPLGAAEPITVKFANNPSQKTGQALLTQLYQTAARRYTGPLHHQTQRFRFSPITIDSMTSLAGVNLTGPTGAGWCIFVYNLSPEADESVLWQLFGPFGAVTNVKVIRDFTTNKCKGFGFVTMTNYDEAAMAIASLNGYRLGDRVLQVSFKTSKQHKA, from the exons ATGGTTACT ATAATCAGCACCATGGAAACCCAGGTGTCCAACGGTCCCAGCGGAACCAGTATGCCAAACGGTCCAGTCATCAGCACCAACGGCTCCACGGACGACAGCAAGACCAACCTGATCGTCAACTACCTGCCGCAGAACATGACCCAGGAGGAGTTCAAGAGTTTGTTCGGCAGCATCGGCGAGATCGAGTCCTGCAAACTGGTGCGAGACAAGATAACAG GTCAGAGTTTGGGATACGGGTTTGTAAACTATGTGGATCCAAATGATGCGGACAAGGCCATCAACACACTCAACGGTCTCAAACTacagactaaaacaatcaaG gtATCTTACGCTCGACCAAGCTCAGCGTCCATTCGTGACGCCAACCTTTATGTTAGTGGACTCCCCAAGACCATGAGCCAGAAAGACATGGAGCAGCTGTTCTCCCAATACGGCCGCATCATCACATCCCGCATCCTAGTGGACCAGGTCACAG GCATATCACGAGGAGTGGGCTTCATCCGGTTTGACAAGCGCAACGAGGCGGAGGAGGCCATCAAAGGTCTGAACGGACAGAAGCCTCTGGGCGCCGCCGAGCCAATCACTGTCAAGTTCGCAAACAACCCCAGCCAGAAGACGGGCCAGGCCTTACTGACTCAGCTGTACCAGACTGCTGCGCGCCGCTACACGGGGCCCCTGCACCACCAGACTCAGCGTTTCAG ATTCTCGCCCATCACCATCGACAGCATGACCAGCCTGGCCGGGGTCAACCTCACCGGTCCCACCGGTGCCGGCTGGTGCATCTTTGTGTACAACCTGTCCCCCGAGGCGGACGAGAGTGTCCTGTGGCAGCTCTTTGGGCCCTTCGGCGCCGTCACCAACGTCAAGGTCATCCGTGACTTCACCACCAACAAATGTAAGGGCTTTGGCTTCGTCACCATGACCAACTACGACGAGGCCGCCATGGCCATTGCCAGCCTTAACGGCTACCGCCTGGGTGATCGCGTGCTGCAGGTTTCTTTCAAAACCAGCAAGCAGCACAAGgcctga
- the elavl3 gene encoding ELAV-like protein 3 isoform X9 codes for MVTQIISTMETQVSNGPSGTSMPNGPVISTNGSTDDSKTNLIVNYLPQNMTQEEFKSLFGSIGEIESCKLVRDKITGQSLGYGFVNYVDPNDADKAINTLNGLKLQTKTIKVSYARPSSASIRDANLYVSGLPKTMSQKDMEQLFSQYGRIITSRILVDQVTAGISRGVGFIRFDKRNEAEEAIKGLNGQKPLGAAEPITVKFANNPSQKTGQALLTQLYQTAARRYTGPLHHQTQRFRFSPITIDSMTSLAGVNLTGPTGAGWCIFVYNLSPEADESVLWQLFGPFGAVTNVKVIRDFTTNKCKGFGFVTMTNYDEAAMAIASLNGYRLGDRVLQVSFKTSKQHKA; via the exons ATGGTTACT cAGATAATCAGCACCATGGAAACCCAGGTGTCCAACGGTCCCAGCGGAACCAGTATGCCAAACGGTCCAGTCATCAGCACCAACGGCTCCACGGACGACAGCAAGACCAACCTGATCGTCAACTACCTGCCGCAGAACATGACCCAGGAGGAGTTCAAGAGTTTGTTCGGCAGCATCGGCGAGATCGAGTCCTGCAAACTGGTGCGAGACAAGATAACAG GTCAGAGTTTGGGATACGGGTTTGTAAACTATGTGGATCCAAATGATGCGGACAAGGCCATCAACACACTCAACGGTCTCAAACTacagactaaaacaatcaaG gtATCTTACGCTCGACCAAGCTCAGCGTCCATTCGTGACGCCAACCTTTATGTTAGTGGACTCCCCAAGACCATGAGCCAGAAAGACATGGAGCAGCTGTTCTCCCAATACGGCCGCATCATCACATCCCGCATCCTAGTGGACCAGGTCACAG CAGGCATATCACGAGGAGTGGGCTTCATCCGGTTTGACAAGCGCAACGAGGCGGAGGAGGCCATCAAAGGTCTGAACGGACAGAAGCCTCTGGGCGCCGCCGAGCCAATCACTGTCAAGTTCGCAAACAACCCCAGCCAGAAGACGGGCCAGGCCTTACTGACTCAGCTGTACCAGACTGCTGCGCGCCGCTACACGGGGCCCCTGCACCACCAGACTCAGCGTTTCAG ATTCTCGCCCATCACCATCGACAGCATGACCAGCCTGGCCGGGGTCAACCTCACCGGTCCCACCGGTGCCGGCTGGTGCATCTTTGTGTACAACCTGTCCCCCGAGGCGGACGAGAGTGTCCTGTGGCAGCTCTTTGGGCCCTTCGGCGCCGTCACCAACGTCAAGGTCATCCGTGACTTCACCACCAACAAATGTAAGGGCTTTGGCTTCGTCACCATGACCAACTACGACGAGGCCGCCATGGCCATTGCCAGCCTTAACGGCTACCGCCTGGGTGATCGCGTGCTGCAGGTTTCTTTCAAAACCAGCAAGCAGCACAAGgcctga
- the elavl3 gene encoding ELAV-like protein 3 isoform X7 yields MVTQIISTMETQVSNGPSGTSMPNGPVISTNGSTDDSKTNLIVNYLPQNMTQEEFKSLFGSIGEIESCKLVRDKITGQSLGYGFVNYVDPNDADKAINTLNGLKLQTKTIKVSYARPSSASIRDANLYVSGLPKTMSQKDMEQLFSQYGRIITSRILVDQVTAGISRGVGFIRFDKRNEAEEAIKGLNGQKPLGAAEPITVKFANNPSQKTGQALLTQLYQTAARRYTGPLHHQTQRFSVIPSLGKGPDPNNSSKPIFSPITIDSMTSLAGVNLTGPTGAGWCIFVYNLSPEADESVLWQLFGPFGAVTNVKVIRDFTTNKCKGFGFVTMTNYDEAAMAIASLNGYRLGDRVLQVSFKTSKQHKA; encoded by the exons ATGGTTACT cAGATAATCAGCACCATGGAAACCCAGGTGTCCAACGGTCCCAGCGGAACCAGTATGCCAAACGGTCCAGTCATCAGCACCAACGGCTCCACGGACGACAGCAAGACCAACCTGATCGTCAACTACCTGCCGCAGAACATGACCCAGGAGGAGTTCAAGAGTTTGTTCGGCAGCATCGGCGAGATCGAGTCCTGCAAACTGGTGCGAGACAAGATAACAG GTCAGAGTTTGGGATACGGGTTTGTAAACTATGTGGATCCAAATGATGCGGACAAGGCCATCAACACACTCAACGGTCTCAAACTacagactaaaacaatcaaG gtATCTTACGCTCGACCAAGCTCAGCGTCCATTCGTGACGCCAACCTTTATGTTAGTGGACTCCCCAAGACCATGAGCCAGAAAGACATGGAGCAGCTGTTCTCCCAATACGGCCGCATCATCACATCCCGCATCCTAGTGGACCAGGTCACAG CAGGCATATCACGAGGAGTGGGCTTCATCCGGTTTGACAAGCGCAACGAGGCGGAGGAGGCCATCAAAGGTCTGAACGGACAGAAGCCTCTGGGCGCCGCCGAGCCAATCACTGTCAAGTTCGCAAACAACCCCAGCCAGAAGACGGGCCAGGCCTTACTGACTCAGCTGTACCAGACTGCTGCGCGCCGCTACACGGGGCCCCTGCACCACCAGACTCAGCGTTTCAG CGTGATCCCTTCACTCGGAAAGGGACCAGATCCAAATAACAGCTCAAAACCAAT ATTCTCGCCCATCACCATCGACAGCATGACCAGCCTGGCCGGGGTCAACCTCACCGGTCCCACCGGTGCCGGCTGGTGCATCTTTGTGTACAACCTGTCCCCCGAGGCGGACGAGAGTGTCCTGTGGCAGCTCTTTGGGCCCTTCGGCGCCGTCACCAACGTCAAGGTCATCCGTGACTTCACCACCAACAAATGTAAGGGCTTTGGCTTCGTCACCATGACCAACTACGACGAGGCCGCCATGGCCATTGCCAGCCTTAACGGCTACCGCCTGGGTGATCGCGTGCTGCAGGTTTCTTTCAAAACCAGCAAGCAGCACAAGgcctga